A region of Liolophura sinensis isolate JHLJ2023 chromosome 8, CUHK_Ljap_v2, whole genome shotgun sequence DNA encodes the following proteins:
- the LOC135473095 gene encoding lim and transglutaminase domain protein ltd-1-like isoform X1 yields MGCGTSSQSQKKPKVDHGLDVQDLTVPCTEQGYPPPLPPKGRKADIYKPSDFKEIENNAINTPDIFLDSYDALIAHLTSDARNDLQKVRAIFVWLGIQNKGGKKGPKAENPDTPRAYLQLIDKKLGSYASMFALMCRKAKVPCVIIRGIGKSASYEVGDTDLDHLKNNWNAVFVAGNWRFVHTLWAYMSLLGHRSGNWTLVETGGVKTQEKQEASVGQLNFQLNDYWFLTDPEKLFISCFPDNPKWQLLERTRSLQEFKEVPFVRKAFHALGLKIKSVQKCLLQAEKGEASITIEVPKIHSGKIKLTYDLFFKDSEASENTVDNIQLDRFVFMNYRKQEVEFSIRFPVVGIYKISIFGHDIEENSETMDWLCDFRIDCSSAKEECQPLPDCPDIGWGPSVEAQQVGMEAITHQEGLIPLKRRQKLDIQFKLNRPTELRCEMLHNKIQKSDLKDFVTSEVTQKKASVKVKKLPEPGEYALKLNFRQAVSGKEFVNVVNYLIINPPEELPPPPKPKEPRRENPFLQNIRKVLKDAIEGNDMEQIERAMAAFLKQKLEDKGELASAQKRLEYLQLKKALHDAISRRHVDVLRVAIDNARNSEHVDELSPRPLKEAERLHAHLKSVDKSRHPILKLNQRTISEIASYKQPIALIKDVMTSTFLLLGEKKQMLEKWTYIQTLLRKTGKYNVKRRILVFDTQNLLDGTIEMASHFLAGHSMAEVSECSAGAGTFFKWSSGIINEAGYGKGSVQKESSEDTDAGEAADNTSRDVTPADVTSSGVEESPDDN; encoded by the exons CTGACAGTTCCATGTACAGAACAAGGATATCCGCCACCATTGCCTCCTAAGGGCCGTAAAGCAGATATCTACAAGCCGAGTGATTTCAAAGAGATAGAAAATAATGCTATTAAC ACGCCTGACATCTTCCTAGACAGCTATGACGCCTTAATAGCACACCTCACAAGTGACGCACGAAATGACCTTCAGAAGGTCAGGGCGATATTCGTCTGGTTGGGCATTCAGAACAAAGGCGGTAAGAAAGGACCAAAAGCTGAAAATCCAGACACTCCGAGAGCCTATCTGCAACTGATCGACAAGAAACTGGGCAGCTATGCTTCAATGTTTGCCTTGATGTGTAG GAAAGCGAAGGTGCCTTGTGTCATTATCAGAGGCATTGGCAAAAGTGCTTCTTATGAAGTCGGGGACACAGACTTAGACCATCTTAAAAACAACTGGAATGCCGTTTTTGTAGCTGGTAACTGGAGATTCGTTCATACATTGTGGGCGTACATGTCGCTTCTGGGTCACAGAAGTGGAAACTGGACTCTGGTGGAAACAGGTGGAGTAAAGACTCAAGAGAAACAAGAAGCATCTGTTGGTCAGTTAAACTTTCAGCTAAATGATTATTGGTTTTTGACTGACCCAGAAAAGCTGTTCATAAGCTGTTTCCCAGACAACCCAAAATGGCAGCTGTTGGAGAGAACTCGATCTCTTCAGGAGTTCAAGGAAGTCCCTTTCGTCAGGAAAGCTTTTCATGCTTTGGGTCTCAAGATAAAGTCAGTGCAGAAATGTTTACTTCAAGCGGAGAAAGGAGAAGCCAGTATAACCATAGAGGTCCCGAAGATTCATTCAGGCAAAATAAAGTTAACGTACGACTTGTTTTTCAAGGATTCAGAGGCGTCCGAGAACACGGTGGACAATATTCAATTGGATCGATTTGTCTTCATGAATTACCGAAAGCAAGAAGTGGAGTTTTCTATCCGCTTTCCGGTTGTTGGTATCTACAAAATTTCAATATTCGGACACGATATTGAGGAGAACAGTGAGACGATGGACTGGTTGTGTGATTTCCGCATTGATTGTAGCTCTGCAAAGGAAGAGTGCCAGCCATTACCGGACTGTCCGGATATCGGATGGGGACCGAGTGTGGAGGCCCAGCAGGTGGGAATGGAAGCCATCACCCATCAAGAGGGACTCATCCCGCTCAAGAGACGTCAGAAGTTAGATATACAGTTCAAACTTAACAGGCCGACAGAGCTGAGGTGCGAAATGCTGCACAATAAAATTCAGAAGTCTGACCTGAAAGACTTCGTGACAAGCGAAGTGACGCAGAAAAAAGCCAGTGTTAAGGTGAAAAAGTTGCCGGAGCCCGGAGAGTACGCTTTAAAACTCAACTTCCGACAGGCGGTATCCGGGAAAGAATTCGTTAATGTGGTCaattatttgattattaatCCACCAGAGGAGCTACCACCTCCGCCAAAGCCAAAAGAACCAAGACGAGAG AATCCGTTTCTCCAAAACATTCGTAAGGTTCTGAAAGACGCCATCGAAGGAAACGATATGGAACAAATCGAGCGCGCAATGGCGGCATTCCTGAAACAAAAACTGGAGGATAAGGGTGAATTGGCCAGTGCTCAGAAAAGACTAGAATATCTGCAGCTGAAGAAAG CCCTCCACGATGCAATAAGCAGACGCCACGTGGACGTCCTCCGTGTTGCCATCGATAACGCCAGAAACTCAGAGCACGTTGACGAGCTCAGTCCGCGTCCTCTGAAGGAAGCCGAACGCTTACACGCTCACCTGAAGAGTGTTGACAAGTCCCGTCATCCCATTCTCAAGCTCAACCAAAGAACGATATCAGAGATTGCTAGTTACAAGCAACCAATTGCGTTAATCAAGGATGTAATGACAAGCACTTTTCTCCTGCTCGGTGAAAAGAAGCAAATGTTAGAG aaATGGACTTATATCCAGACCTTATTGAGGAAAACTGGTAAATACAACGTTAAGCGGAGAATCCTGGTATTCGATACCCAAAACCTTCTGGATGGTACAATCGAGATGGCCAGTCATTTCCTGGCTGGTCACAGTATGGCTGAGGTTAGTGAGTGCAGCGCTGGAGCAGGGACCTTCTTCAAATGG AGCTCCGGTATAATAAACGAAGCGGGGTATGGGAAGGGAAGTGTACAGAAGGAATCGAGTGAAGACACAGACGCAGGAGAGGCAGCGGACAACACATCTCGTGACGTCACACCGGCTGACGTCACGTCATCTGGTGTGGAAGAGTCACCAGATGataattaa
- the LOC135473095 gene encoding lim and transglutaminase domain protein ltd-1-like isoform X2: MGCGTSSQSQKKPKVDHGLDVQDLTVPCTEQGYPPPLPPKGRKADIYKPSDFKEIENNAINTPDIFLDSYDALIAHLTSDARNDLQKVRAIFVWLGIQNKGGKKGPKAENPDTPRAYLQLIDKKLGSYASMFALMCRKAKVPCVIIRGIGKSASYEVGDTDLDHLKNNWNAVFVAGNWRFVHTLWAYMSLLGHRSGNWTLVETGGVKTQEKQEASVGQLNFQLNDYWFLTDPEKLFISCFPDNPKWQLLERTRSLQEFKEVPFVRKAFHALGLKIKSVQKCLLQAEKGEASITIEVPKIHSGKIKLTYDLFFKDSEASENTVDNIQLDRFVFMNYRKQEVEFSIRFPVVGIYKISIFGHDIEENSETMDWLCDFRIDCSSAKEECQPLPDCPDIGWGPSVEAQQVGMEAITHQEGLIPLKRRQKLDIQFKLNRPTELRCEMLHNKIQKSDLKDFVTSEVTQKKASVKVKKLPEPGEYALKLNFRQAVSGKEFVNVVNYLIINPPEELPPPPKPKEPRRENPFLQNIRKVLKDAIEGNDMEQIERAMAAFLKQKLEDKGELASAQKRLEYLQLKKALHDAISRRHVDVLRVAIDNARNSEHVDELSPRPLKEAERLHAHLKSVDKSRHPILKLNQRTISEIASYKQPIALIKDVMTSTFLLLGEKKQMLEKWTYIQTLLRKTGKYNVKRRILVFDTQNLLDGTIEMASHFLAGHSMAEVSECSAGAGTFFKWGMTVETSVKETRISTTIRGGMGQEQISQ, from the exons CTGACAGTTCCATGTACAGAACAAGGATATCCGCCACCATTGCCTCCTAAGGGCCGTAAAGCAGATATCTACAAGCCGAGTGATTTCAAAGAGATAGAAAATAATGCTATTAAC ACGCCTGACATCTTCCTAGACAGCTATGACGCCTTAATAGCACACCTCACAAGTGACGCACGAAATGACCTTCAGAAGGTCAGGGCGATATTCGTCTGGTTGGGCATTCAGAACAAAGGCGGTAAGAAAGGACCAAAAGCTGAAAATCCAGACACTCCGAGAGCCTATCTGCAACTGATCGACAAGAAACTGGGCAGCTATGCTTCAATGTTTGCCTTGATGTGTAG GAAAGCGAAGGTGCCTTGTGTCATTATCAGAGGCATTGGCAAAAGTGCTTCTTATGAAGTCGGGGACACAGACTTAGACCATCTTAAAAACAACTGGAATGCCGTTTTTGTAGCTGGTAACTGGAGATTCGTTCATACATTGTGGGCGTACATGTCGCTTCTGGGTCACAGAAGTGGAAACTGGACTCTGGTGGAAACAGGTGGAGTAAAGACTCAAGAGAAACAAGAAGCATCTGTTGGTCAGTTAAACTTTCAGCTAAATGATTATTGGTTTTTGACTGACCCAGAAAAGCTGTTCATAAGCTGTTTCCCAGACAACCCAAAATGGCAGCTGTTGGAGAGAACTCGATCTCTTCAGGAGTTCAAGGAAGTCCCTTTCGTCAGGAAAGCTTTTCATGCTTTGGGTCTCAAGATAAAGTCAGTGCAGAAATGTTTACTTCAAGCGGAGAAAGGAGAAGCCAGTATAACCATAGAGGTCCCGAAGATTCATTCAGGCAAAATAAAGTTAACGTACGACTTGTTTTTCAAGGATTCAGAGGCGTCCGAGAACACGGTGGACAATATTCAATTGGATCGATTTGTCTTCATGAATTACCGAAAGCAAGAAGTGGAGTTTTCTATCCGCTTTCCGGTTGTTGGTATCTACAAAATTTCAATATTCGGACACGATATTGAGGAGAACAGTGAGACGATGGACTGGTTGTGTGATTTCCGCATTGATTGTAGCTCTGCAAAGGAAGAGTGCCAGCCATTACCGGACTGTCCGGATATCGGATGGGGACCGAGTGTGGAGGCCCAGCAGGTGGGAATGGAAGCCATCACCCATCAAGAGGGACTCATCCCGCTCAAGAGACGTCAGAAGTTAGATATACAGTTCAAACTTAACAGGCCGACAGAGCTGAGGTGCGAAATGCTGCACAATAAAATTCAGAAGTCTGACCTGAAAGACTTCGTGACAAGCGAAGTGACGCAGAAAAAAGCCAGTGTTAAGGTGAAAAAGTTGCCGGAGCCCGGAGAGTACGCTTTAAAACTCAACTTCCGACAGGCGGTATCCGGGAAAGAATTCGTTAATGTGGTCaattatttgattattaatCCACCAGAGGAGCTACCACCTCCGCCAAAGCCAAAAGAACCAAGACGAGAG AATCCGTTTCTCCAAAACATTCGTAAGGTTCTGAAAGACGCCATCGAAGGAAACGATATGGAACAAATCGAGCGCGCAATGGCGGCATTCCTGAAACAAAAACTGGAGGATAAGGGTGAATTGGCCAGTGCTCAGAAAAGACTAGAATATCTGCAGCTGAAGAAAG CCCTCCACGATGCAATAAGCAGACGCCACGTGGACGTCCTCCGTGTTGCCATCGATAACGCCAGAAACTCAGAGCACGTTGACGAGCTCAGTCCGCGTCCTCTGAAGGAAGCCGAACGCTTACACGCTCACCTGAAGAGTGTTGACAAGTCCCGTCATCCCATTCTCAAGCTCAACCAAAGAACGATATCAGAGATTGCTAGTTACAAGCAACCAATTGCGTTAATCAAGGATGTAATGACAAGCACTTTTCTCCTGCTCGGTGAAAAGAAGCAAATGTTAGAG aaATGGACTTATATCCAGACCTTATTGAGGAAAACTGGTAAATACAACGTTAAGCGGAGAATCCTGGTATTCGATACCCAAAACCTTCTGGATGGTACAATCGAGATGGCCAGTCATTTCCTGGCTGGTCACAGTATGGCTGAGGTTAGTGAGTGCAGCGCTGGAGCAGGGACCTTCTTCAAATGG GGAATGACAGTTGAAACCTCTGTGAAAGAAACACGGATATCCACGACGATCAGGGGAGGGATGGGTCAGGAGCAAATTTCCCAGTGA